The following proteins are co-located in the Paludibaculum fermentans genome:
- a CDS encoding OsmC family protein: MAIIRKGEAHWSGSLMEGSGRVKGASGAVDAPYSVKSRTADGPGTNPEELIAAAHAGCYSMMLSALLSGAGKPPASIDTVAAVHMELLNPGIKIAKIVLTTTASVPGLTAEEFAEVADNAKKNCPVSVALSAVPIELSATLV; the protein is encoded by the coding sequence ATGGCCATTATTCGCAAAGGTGAGGCGCACTGGTCCGGATCCCTGATGGAAGGCTCCGGCCGCGTGAAGGGTGCCAGTGGAGCCGTGGATGCCCCCTACAGCGTGAAGTCGCGGACCGCCGACGGTCCGGGCACCAATCCGGAGGAACTGATCGCCGCCGCGCATGCCGGCTGCTACAGCATGATGCTCTCCGCGCTGCTCAGCGGTGCAGGCAAGCCCCCGGCTTCCATCGACACCGTGGCCGCGGTGCACATGGAACTGCTCAACCCCGGCATTAAGATCGCCAAGATCGTCCTCACGACCACGGCTTCCGTACCTGGTCTCACGGCCGAGGAGTTTGCCGAGGTGGCCGATAACGCCAAGAAGAACTGTCCTGTGTCCGTAGCGCTCTCCGCCGTGCCGATCGAGCTGTCGGCCACCCTCGTCTAG
- a CDS encoding alpha-galactosidase: MRPLILCAFLLAPAFGADSIRFLAEKRVFVLDAGPNTYVLGLNERGEIQPLYFGQRLWRDQDLPGARTMPEWASFDRTSTTTPQEYPGYGAGLFVEPGLKVTLQNGVRDTVLKYVSHEIKGDTLEIRAKDLGYDLQVSLFYHVYPQGIVEKHTVITNKTPNVLTLESAQSGTLHLPQGEGYRLTYLYGRWAGETQMVHEAINPGVKVLESRRGNTSHQANPWFAIDGPEPVSETHGPVWFGALGWSGNWRLAVEQTPHQQVRVTGGLNTFDFAHTLKPGESLETPPFYLGFTDQGFGEASRAFHRFQREYILPGGLTSKARPILYNSWEATTFDVNEQGQTELAKKAASLGVERFVMDDGWFGARNDDHAGLGDWTVNPKKFPNGLKGLIANVKSLGMDFGLWVEPEMVNPNSDLYRAHPDWAMHFPDRPRSEARNQLILNMARDDAKEHIFTVLDKLVSENEIAFLKWDMNRNASEPGWPEVAPAEQKKMWLQYTRNVYEIIDRLRKKHPGLEIESCSGGGGRIDLGILRRVDQVWTSDNTDALDRLKIQEGYTQAYTPKAMMAWVTDVPNFNGRSTPLAFRFLVAMQGSLGIGNNLNHWKAEDFALAKKMVAYYKQVRTTVQTGKLYRLASPRDPSGFQSSQYVAEDGKQSVVFATLHSQQYGRPVPILHLQGLDEKAVYRVTVLDGRPVELSGASLMHRGLELRLGGDYAATSVLIERI, encoded by the coding sequence ATGCGACCACTCATCCTTTGCGCTTTCCTGCTCGCGCCCGCGTTTGGCGCGGATTCCATCCGATTCCTGGCCGAGAAGAGGGTATTTGTGCTCGACGCGGGCCCCAATACCTATGTCCTCGGGCTCAATGAGCGCGGCGAGATCCAGCCTCTGTATTTCGGTCAGCGCCTGTGGCGCGACCAGGATCTGCCAGGAGCGCGGACCATGCCCGAGTGGGCTTCGTTCGACCGGACATCGACGACCACGCCACAAGAGTATCCGGGCTACGGCGCGGGTCTGTTCGTCGAGCCGGGTCTCAAAGTCACCCTGCAGAATGGCGTGCGCGACACAGTGCTCAAGTATGTGTCGCACGAGATCAAGGGGGACACGCTGGAGATCCGGGCGAAGGATCTGGGGTATGACCTGCAGGTGTCGTTGTTCTATCACGTGTATCCGCAGGGCATCGTCGAGAAGCATACGGTCATCACGAACAAGACGCCGAATGTGCTGACGCTGGAATCGGCGCAGTCCGGTACGTTGCATCTCCCGCAAGGTGAGGGCTACCGGCTGACCTATCTTTACGGCCGTTGGGCGGGTGAAACACAGATGGTGCACGAGGCCATCAACCCGGGCGTGAAAGTACTGGAGAGCCGTCGCGGCAATACGAGCCATCAGGCGAATCCGTGGTTTGCCATCGACGGTCCGGAGCCGGTGAGCGAGACGCACGGTCCGGTCTGGTTTGGAGCGTTGGGCTGGTCAGGCAACTGGCGGCTCGCGGTGGAACAGACTCCGCATCAGCAGGTGCGCGTGACGGGCGGGCTGAATACCTTCGACTTCGCGCACACGCTGAAGCCGGGCGAGTCGCTGGAGACGCCGCCGTTCTACCTGGGCTTCACCGATCAGGGTTTCGGCGAGGCTTCGCGCGCCTTCCATCGCTTCCAGCGGGAGTACATCCTGCCGGGCGGATTGACGTCAAAGGCGCGGCCGATTCTGTACAACTCATGGGAAGCGACGACATTCGATGTGAACGAGCAGGGCCAGACGGAACTGGCGAAAAAGGCAGCGTCGCTGGGTGTGGAGCGCTTCGTGATGGACGACGGCTGGTTTGGCGCGCGCAACGACGACCACGCGGGCCTGGGCGACTGGACCGTCAATCCGAAGAAGTTCCCGAATGGCCTGAAGGGACTGATCGCGAATGTAAAGTCGCTGGGGATGGACTTCGGCCTGTGGGTCGAACCGGAGATGGTGAACCCCAACAGCGACCTGTACCGCGCGCATCCCGACTGGGCGATGCACTTCCCGGACCGGCCGCGGAGCGAGGCCCGGAATCAACTGATTCTGAACATGGCCCGCGACGATGCGAAGGAGCATATCTTCACGGTGCTGGACAAGCTCGTCAGCGAGAATGAGATCGCGTTCCTCAAGTGGGACATGAACCGCAATGCGTCGGAACCCGGCTGGCCCGAGGTGGCCCCCGCCGAGCAGAAGAAGATGTGGCTGCAGTACACACGGAACGTGTACGAGATCATCGACCGGCTGCGGAAGAAGCATCCGGGGCTGGAGATCGAGTCGTGCTCCGGCGGCGGCGGGCGTATCGACCTGGGCATTCTGCGACGGGTGGACCAGGTGTGGACTTCGGACAACACGGACGCGCTGGACAGGCTGAAGATCCAGGAAGGCTACACGCAGGCCTACACGCCGAAGGCAATGATGGCCTGGGTGACCGATGTGCCGAACTTCAACGGGCGGTCGACTCCGCTCGCGTTCCGGTTCCTGGTGGCGATGCAGGGTTCACTGGGCATCGGCAACAACCTGAACCACTGGAAGGCGGAGGATTTCGCCCTGGCGAAGAAGATGGTCGCCTACTACAAGCAGGTGCGGACGACGGTGCAGACCGGGAAGCTCTACCGCCTGGCCTCGCCGCGTGATCCGTCGGGTTTCCAGTCGAGCCAGTATGTTGCCGAGGATGGGAAGCAGTCTGTGGTGTTCGCGACTCTGCATTCGCAGCAATACGGCCGGCCGGTGCCGATCCTGCACCTGCAGGGGCTCGATGAGAAGGCTGTGTACAGGGTGACAGTATTGGATGGCCGGCCCGTGGAGTTGAGCGGCGCCAGCCTGATGCATCGAGGTCTAGAGCTGCGCCTGGGGGGTGATTACGCAGCCACTTCAGTCCTGATCGAGCGGATTTAA
- a CDS encoding ABC transporter permease, with product MWNDLRIAVRNLRKTPGFAFAVIATLGLGIALNTTIFSVVNAVWLRPLPFAQPGQLCLVQTRIPALIQAPIPFSAPDVGEFERHTNAFQQVGAFGTQTGDLAGGGEPVRVKSTRITWSLFPMLGVSPALGHNISKDDDLRRVRTLILSNALWQRQFGGDPAIVGKTVRLDRETYTVAGVMPKGFQFPEQTLSGSGPADLWLPMSWSAEDLSRIGDNFDYSVIARLKPGVTIEQARQDSDRVAEQIRQTYPQDLAKGIKLMAAVTPLTEEIIGRTKPLLGVLMGAVALLLLVGCANISNLMLIRSLGRQREVAVRQSLGATRGRVMSQFLSESLVLGVGGGIAGLLAAQFGLEALVSLAPADLPRKAEINMDPMVLLFTLGVSLIATLAFGLAPAMASSHTDLMVSLRAGSSGSMGSRGRSRLGNWFAVAQVALAMILLVGAGLLMRTFFTLKGSNPGFRSDHIITASLALPGVRYAKPSDVESFQRRLMEDLSTQPGVRNVGLSSNLPLEGTWRRIFAVEGEQSLTPGREPVCTHFLVAGAYFQALGIPLKQGRYFGLEDRPDTEGAVIVSESFARRFLPGGSPVGKRLKWGTPASDEKWMKVIGVVGDVKVRGLDQEPDAQAYSWWRQAVGAGPMRNYAVAVSTSEDPSQAANMLRTSMRRLDSEIAVANLLTMEQRVSSQLNSRRFNMYLFGVFAVAATLLAGIGVFGVMAHLVSQRTQEFGVRKALGANGSDIFRMVYGRGFVLVGLGLAAGLAGSLVLARGMQSMIYGVSPNDPLTLGAVCLLLAASAALACGGPALRAFRVEPLKALRWE from the coding sequence ATGTGGAACGATCTGCGCATCGCCGTCCGGAACTTGCGGAAGACGCCGGGCTTCGCCTTTGCCGTCATAGCCACCCTCGGATTGGGCATCGCCCTGAACACGACCATCTTCAGCGTGGTGAATGCCGTCTGGCTGCGGCCGCTCCCCTTCGCCCAGCCCGGGCAGCTCTGCCTGGTCCAGACCCGGATTCCGGCGCTGATTCAGGCGCCGATCCCGTTCTCCGCTCCGGACGTGGGTGAGTTTGAACGTCATACCAATGCCTTCCAGCAAGTGGGCGCCTTCGGCACACAAACGGGCGACCTGGCCGGCGGCGGTGAGCCCGTCCGGGTGAAGAGCACACGCATCACCTGGAGCCTGTTCCCCATGCTCGGTGTGTCTCCGGCGCTCGGCCATAACATCTCGAAGGACGACGACCTGCGGCGCGTCAGGACCCTCATCCTCAGCAATGCGCTCTGGCAGCGCCAGTTCGGCGGCGATCCGGCCATCGTCGGCAAAACCGTAAGGCTCGACCGCGAAACCTACACCGTGGCGGGCGTGATGCCCAAGGGCTTCCAGTTTCCCGAGCAGACGCTCAGCGGCAGCGGACCCGCCGACCTCTGGCTACCCATGTCTTGGAGCGCGGAGGACCTCTCCCGTATCGGCGACAACTTCGACTACAGCGTAATCGCCCGCTTGAAGCCGGGGGTGACCATTGAACAGGCGCGGCAGGATTCAGACCGCGTGGCCGAGCAGATCCGGCAGACCTATCCCCAGGACTTGGCCAAGGGGATCAAACTTATGGCCGCTGTCACCCCCCTGACAGAGGAGATTATCGGCCGCACCAAACCGCTGTTGGGCGTACTGATGGGCGCTGTCGCGCTGCTGCTGCTGGTGGGCTGCGCGAACATCTCGAACCTGATGCTGATCCGGAGCCTGGGCCGCCAGCGCGAAGTCGCGGTGCGCCAGTCGCTGGGAGCAACACGCGGCCGCGTCATGAGTCAGTTCCTGTCAGAGAGCCTCGTGCTGGGGGTAGGCGGTGGCATCGCGGGCCTGCTGGCCGCCCAGTTCGGCCTGGAAGCGCTGGTGAGCCTGGCGCCGGCAGACCTGCCGCGCAAAGCCGAAATCAACATGGACCCCATGGTCCTGCTGTTCACGCTCGGTGTCTCGCTCATCGCCACGCTCGCCTTTGGGCTCGCCCCGGCCATGGCATCCAGCCATACGGACCTGATGGTCTCGCTGCGGGCCGGCAGCTCCGGCAGCATGGGCTCCCGCGGCCGCTCCCGCCTCGGCAACTGGTTCGCGGTCGCCCAGGTCGCGCTGGCCATGATCCTGCTCGTCGGCGCGGGCCTTCTCATGCGGACCTTCTTCACCCTGAAGGGCTCCAATCCCGGCTTCCGCAGCGACCATATCATCACCGCGTCTCTGGCCCTGCCCGGCGTCCGGTATGCGAAACCGTCCGATGTCGAATCGTTTCAGCGGCGGCTGATGGAGGATCTCTCCACTCAACCCGGGGTACGCAACGTCGGACTCTCCAGCAACCTGCCCCTCGAAGGCACCTGGCGCCGCATCTTTGCCGTCGAGGGCGAGCAGAGCCTGACACCAGGCCGTGAACCCGTCTGCACCCACTTCCTGGTCGCTGGAGCCTATTTCCAGGCGCTGGGGATCCCCTTGAAGCAGGGCCGCTACTTCGGGCTCGAGGATCGCCCGGACACGGAAGGCGCTGTCATCGTCAGCGAGAGCTTCGCCCGCCGATTCCTGCCGGGCGGATCGCCGGTTGGCAAGCGCTTGAAATGGGGCACTCCGGCCTCCGATGAAAAATGGATGAAAGTCATCGGTGTGGTCGGCGACGTGAAGGTGCGCGGTCTCGACCAGGAACCCGACGCCCAGGCATACAGCTGGTGGCGGCAGGCGGTCGGAGCAGGACCCATGCGCAACTACGCCGTGGCGGTATCCACCAGCGAAGACCCCTCACAGGCGGCGAACATGCTGCGAACCTCCATGCGGCGCCTGGATAGCGAGATCGCCGTGGCCAACCTGCTCACGATGGAGCAGCGTGTCTCCAGCCAATTGAACTCTCGCCGCTTCAACATGTATCTCTTCGGAGTCTTTGCCGTGGCAGCCACCCTGCTGGCCGGCATCGGCGTCTTCGGCGTCATGGCACACCTGGTCTCGCAACGCACGCAGGAGTTCGGCGTCAGGAAGGCGCTGGGCGCCAACGGCTCCGATATCTTCCGCATGGTGTATGGCCGCGGCTTCGTCCTCGTCGGCCTCGGCCTGGCTGCGGGACTGGCCGGCTCCCTCGTCCTCGCCCGCGGCATGCAGAGCATGATCTACGGAGTCAGCCCGAACGATCCGCTCACCCTCGGGGCAGTGTGCCTGCTCCTCGCCGCGTCGGCTGCCCTGGCGTGCGGTGGACCCGCGTTGCGCGCCTTCCGGGTGGAACCGCTGAAAGCGCTCCGCTGGGAATAG